GCAAAAGCCGAGAACGGAAGAGTCAGCGACAATTCCGCACCATACATCTTGCCTCCACCTGTGTTGAAAGGCGCTTCAAGGAGGCCAATTCGCGACGGCGGCGTTGGACCAGCCGGGAGCGGGAAGGCTGCATAATCGAATACGAAGCGGGTCTTGTCGATATAGTTCGTTATCTTCTTGTAGAAGAGTTGCGCAGCAATGACGCCCTGACCATCAGCGAAGTATTTTTCGAGGTTCAAGTCGAACGCAGTCGCACGATAAGGCTCAAGCAACGGGTTGCCACCTCCGCCGCTGATGAATGGGGCAGTGCGCGTCGGACTGGCAGCGATATTATTGTCGAGGCCATAGCCGATCGCAACACGCAGGTCATCAAGGCGCGGACGCTGGATTTCACGTGCAGCCGCAAAGCGGATCACGAAATCGCTCAGAAAGCGCATCGACAGGTTGAGGCTGGGCAGCACGTCCCAATAATCAGTGCCGAGTTGCACAGGGACCTGACGGCCACCGGCGAAGGCAAGCCCCTTGGACCCCTGATCCGTGTTGATCACCTGAACGCCCACATTACCCGTCAGCGTTGCCGAACCGACTTCCTGTTCGATGTCGGCCTGCAGATAAGCGGTCAAGATGTCTTCGCTGACCTGGAAAGCCTTTGCGGGAATGTCGTTCGACAAATTCGGCTGCAGCACATAGGTGCCATCCTTGATCAGCGAGCGCGGATCGTAACTAACCATCGGGCCAAGGCCAAGATAGGAGAGATTGGTCGGACGCAGCAGCAGGCTTGACGGAATCGGCAAGATTGTCGCGCCATTTTTGAGACGGATAAAATATTCATCCGGGTTAAGGCTCTTGTCACGGTTGGTGTAATTGAGGCCCAGCTTCACGGCTGACAAGAAACCGCCGACTTCCTTTTCAATATCGGCACGTAACTGCGTCAGCTCATCTTTGATCTGACGATCGTTGAAATAACCAGCCTGCGGAACCGTGAGGCTGCCACCCCAACCCAGCGGATCGGTCAAGCGGATCAGCGCAGGATCACTGTAATTCAAAGTCGGCTGGAAGGTGGTTCCGCGCGGTCCTGTCTGGAAACGGATCGAGTCGGTCCGGTCGCCAGCGGCGAATTCGTCCCCCGTCTGAAACGGATTGTCCCAGTTGAAGCCCGTTCCCGCGTAGGACTCAAAGCTCAGTTCGCTGCGATCAGTCTTCGAGTAACCAATGTCAAAGCTGGCTTTCCAGCCATCATCACCTTCATATTTTGTGTTGAAACCGAACGAATACAGGTCGGCCTTGCGGTTAAACACATCGTTGCGGACTACGCCCTGCACATTGTTGAAGGTGCCCGAAACATAGACGCCATCCTGGACGGTAGCGGTTGCAGGGTTGAAAGTGGTACCAAACCAGCCCACCGGAAGTTCGATACCGCGCTTGATCTGGTCATCATCAAAATGGCTGTAGAAGCCATCGAGCGTGACCATCCATTCGGGCGCAGGCTGCACCTGCAGCGTACCATTGAGGCCGAAACGCTTCAGCTGGGTCGAGGTCACATAGGATTTGGAACCGTTGATAACTTGTGCCGGACCAAAGCCGCCATTATAGCCCCAAGCATTGAATTCTTGCAGCTGGTAAGGCTCGTCGACGTAAGACGCAGCGAGCGAGATGCCGATAGTGTCGTCCTTGAACTGATCGACGAAGGCAGCATTGGCGCGATAGCCAAGGTCCTGCGAACCGGCATTAAGCTTTCCGAGGTCTGCGTAAGATGCGCGCGCACCGACGGCGATTACGGACTTTCCGTATTCAAGCGGACGGATCGTGCGAATATCGATGGTGCCGACAAGGCCCTGTCCAATCAGCGAAGCCGTCGGCGATTTGTAGACCACGACCTGATTAACGACTTCTGACGGATATTGGTCAAACTCGACCGCACGGTTATCGCCAGTCGAGGTCTGTTCACGACCATTGAGAAGCGTTTGCGAAAAATCGGGGCCAAAGCCGCGAATGGCGATGACGTTAGCGCGGCCACTGAGGCGCTGCGAGGTCACGCCTGGAAGGCGAGCAATCGACTCGCCAATCGACGCATCGGGCAACTTGCCGATGTCTTCAGCCGAAACCGATTCAAGGATCTGTTCGGCATTTTTCTTTTCACCAACCGCACTTTCAAGGCTTGCGCGGAAGCCAGAGACAATGATCTCCTCGTCCTCATCCTGCGCAGCAGCATCTTGCGCGTAAGCGGCATCCGGCATTGCTACAAAAACAGCAAGCGCGACCGCGGTTGCACTGGTGGTTTGCACCAGACGCGTGCGTAGTTCGTTCGTTTTCCACGAAGCAGACATCCTATATCCCCTCACTTGCAGCCCGTTCGTTGCCGGCCTGCCATCTAAAATTCAAAGCATGGCCTCCCTTTTTGGCCAGTTCGCAATCAATACTACGCGGGCTTGCCCGATGGACAGCTATTCACATACGTATTCAAGAATGCTGCGCCCGGCGTTGCGAAAGTCTTAGTGCCGCTCTATGTTTGATATTGAGGAGAGCAGCTAGCAGCTATGCCGCCACCCAAACGTACATCGTTCGACATCGCTCAACTGGCTGGTGTTTCGCAGCCCACCGTATCGCGCGCGTTACGCGGCAGCCCGTCGGTATCCGAGCAAACAAGAAAACGCATCGAAGCGATCGCCCAGCAGCTAAATTATAAGGTCGACAAAAACGCTTCGAGCCTGCGCACGCAGAGGTCGAATACGCTGGCGCTTCTCTTTTTCGAAGACCCGACAGCTGACGAAACGGGCATCAATCCGTTTTTCCTGTCGATGCTGGCATTCATTACGCGGCGTGCGGCCGAGAGGAATCAGGATCTTCTGATCTCGTTCCAGCAGCTTTCGGCAAACTGGCATGTCGATTATGAAGACAGCCGCAAAGCCGATGGCATCATCCTGCTGGGCTATGGTGACTATTCGACCTATCGGCCCAAGCTGGAACAGCTGATCGAGCAAGGCACGCATTACGTGCGCTGGGGTTTTGTCGGCGCGGATCAACTGGGCGTAACAATCGGGTGCGACAATTTCGACGGCGGACGGATGGCGGCGGAACATCTGATCGCGCAAGGTCGGCGACGTATTGCCTTCCTGGGCCAAGCAACAAGCCACGCACCCGAATTTCGAGACCGCTTCCTCGGCGCTCAATCGGCGATCGACGCAGCCGGATTGGCAAGCACCCTTGCACTTCAGCACGATGCAATCAGCACCGAGCAGTCGGGATATCACGCTGCCCGACACCTGATTTCCGGGGGTGCCGCTTTCGACGCAATTTTTGCTGCGAGCGACCTGATTGCAATCGGTGCAATGCGCGCATTGCAGGAGGCGGGCCTTAGCGTGCCGGGCGATGTCGCCATTATCGGTTTTGATGATATCCCGGCTGCCGCGCTAGCCCATCCACCGCTGACAACTGTGCAGCAGGATTATCGCCGTGCAGGCGAGATGTTGATCGATGCGTTGCTGAAACTTATCGAAGGCGCCGACGCACCAACCGAAAAGCTGCCTGCGAAACTAGTCGTAAGGAAGTCGTGCGGCGCGCGGTAATGCGCCGCCATCAAGCCGATCGTATACGTATACGTAGCCCGACCGCCCCAACAGCCGTTGTCGCATCCCGGTTTCACTGCCAGACTGCGTAAAAATTTCTGGGGAGAGAATAATGGAAAAGCCGCGGCAGGGCTTTTGGGGCCTATGGAATATTTCGTTTGGCTTTTTCGGCATCCAGATCGGCTTTGCCCTCCAGAATGCCAATATGTCGCGTATCTTCCAGTTGCTTGGTGAGAGCCTCGATAACCTGACTGCGTTGTGGGTCGCAGCCCCGCTTACCGGCCTGCTTGTGCAGCCGATCATCGGTCATATGAGCGATCGAACATGGCTGGGTCGACTCGGGAGGAGGCGCCCCTACTTCCTTGCTGGTGCAATCATGGCTTCGCTGGCCCTCATCGTTATGCCCCTTGCTCCGGCTCTATGGTTCGCGGCCATTATGCTCTGGGTTCTCGATGCGTCAATCAACGTCTCCATGGAGCCGTTCCGTGCATTTGTTGGCGATATGCTGCGCAAAGATCAGCATACCAAGGGCTATGCACTGCAAACCGCCTTTATCGGCGCCGGCGCCGTGGTAGGATCAGTATTCCCCTGGGTTCTCGATCATCTCGGTGTTGCAAACGAAGTTTCAAAAGGCAGCATTCCAGATACTGTAAAGTATAGCTTCTGGTTTGGCGGCGCTGTCTACTTCATCTCAGTCATGTGGACCGTGGTGATGACAACAGAGTATTCACCCGAACAGATGCGCGGTTTCAACCATGGTGATGAAGTGGATGATGCAACGTCAGTCGATGCGCTCTCTGGCCGCGCTGTCACATCTTCGCTGATCTGGATTGGTACAGGCGTACTCGTAGCGAGCTTGGTGGCGATCGCTGACCTCGAAAAGGAGATCTACCTGCTAGGGGCACTGATGGCGGGCTACGGCCTTGCAAGCATTACTGCAATCCAGCTCGCAAAGGCCGGACGGACGAACAACATGCTCAGCCATATCGTCGGCGATTTTTCGAGCATGCCTGAAATAATGAAAAAACTGGCGGTTGCACAATTTTTCAGTTGGTCGGCGTTGTTCATCATGTGGATTTTTACCACCCCCGTTGTCGCCCAATATAGCTTCGGCTCAGCTGATCCCAACTCTACCGCTTACAACGACGGCGGCAATTGGGTGGGCATTCTTTTTGCGGCCTATAATGGTGTGGCCACACTTGCAGCGCTTTTCCTGTTGCCGCGACTCGCAGAAAGGATCGGCAAGGTCCGTACCCATATGGTCTGCCTGTTGGCAGGAGCTGCGGGGTTTGCAGCATTTCTGTTCATCCGCGATCCGCAATGGCTCTTGGCTGCAGAAATTGGCATCGGAATCGCTTGGGCGTCGATCCTAGCCATGCCCTATGCGATTCTGGCCTCAAGCCTTCCGCAACACAAGCTGGGCATCTTCATGGGTCTTTTCAACGTGTTTATCGTTGTCCCGCAACTGCTGGTAGCGACAGTAATGGGAACGATCCTGAAGCATTTCTTCCCGACCGAACCGATCTGGACAATGGCCTTTGCAGCGATCGTGATGGCGCTTGCCGCCCTGTCGATGCTGAGGATTAGGGAGCCTTCCTGACCGCCTTTTGGCAGCGGGTCGGTGCTGTCAGTCTAACGCTAACCGGTCTCCACTGAACAAGGGCAAGGCAAGTGGCCGCTGCGCCTCAGGCAGCGAGAGAATGCCACTCAGCCAAGGCGGCTGAGCGATGGAGCTTGTAGGTCTTTCGGTCAACGAGGTGGCGGTCTGAGGCAAAGTGGTTGTGCAGTGAGGCGTGGACGGAGGCGAACTTCTGTAGCGACTTCATCTGCCGAAATCTGAGCATCGCACGCTCTCGTCGCCTGAAGGGGAGGTGGCTGTTCTCAACCCTGTTGTTGGCCCAGCGGCCGATCTCCTGCTTCTCCCGATTGCCCAACTCGTCCATCGCTGCGCCGTAGGACCGCAGGCCGTCGGTGGTAATTGTCTCGACGCAACCGTGCCGCTTCAGCGCCTTCTTTATGAATGCCAGCGCAGCTTTCTTATCTCTGGTCTTTGTGACGTAACTGTCGAGGATCTCACCTTCCTGATCGACCGCGCGCCACAGGTAGTGCATCTCTCCGCCAATCTTCACGTACATCTCGTCGAGGTGCCAGTTCCAGTGGCGAAAGCCCTTCATTCGTGAGACCCGCTGCCGGCGGATATCGGCAGCGAACATTGGGCCAAAGCGGTTCCACCCGAAGCGCACCGTCTCATGGCAGATGTCTATTCCCCGCTCGAACAGCAGGTCCTCGACGTTCCGCAGCGACAGCGGAAACCGGACGTACATCATCACCACGAGGCGGATCACCTCAGATGATGAGTTGAAATAGCGGAAGGGATTGGCGGGCCTCTTCGGTCTCGGCATTCTGCGCAGCTAGCAGCCCTCGACCCCTGCGCCTAGCCGGTGCATTTGCTCTGACAGGGCCGCAGAAGGGATTCGAACTCTTAGTACCGCGGAACAGACCATGATGACTGATAGCTCTTGGTAGGCGGCTCACTAATGCTTTTACAAAGCCCCAACACTTCTCTCCCCCGCAGTTTAACCTCAGCCACGCATGCCAACTGCTCAGCCTGGGCGACACTTGCACCCGAACCTTCCAGTGCGAGCACATTCACCTCTTCTGCGATCATTGCGATCTGCGCGAGGGTCGCTCCAACCTCATCCTGTCTGTCTTGCGTGGTCATGACTTAGATGAAGCCATGACCGGCTATTGCAGTCGAGCAGGAGCTTTTTGGGGTACGCCTGCATATAGCACTCGACTTCTGGTGCGACTGGAGCGAGTGGACCCGCGCGATTCGCATGCGCTTGGGAATGAGCGCTAATTGCCCCTGCAGGCATTGCTTGCAGGGCTTTGGGTGGTGCAGCGGCATAGTGCTGCTGCAATGGAGACCACCCATTGGATAGACTGTTTTACAATCCTGAACAAAGTACACAGGGCAAAGCCGCTATGGTGCGGGCCATGCTCATGACAGAAGATGGCGCGAGCCTCGCTGAAGTCATGCAGGCCACAGGCTGGAAGGCCTGTACGTGTAGGGCCTTCCTCACAGCTTTACGGACACACCGCCGCTACAAACTGCTGCGTTCAAAGGCGTCCGGTATCAGCCGCTATCATCTGGAGATGATACGGTGAGGGATGCGGATGTGATGCTTGCAGCGGAACTGGATGCCATTGCTAACTTATCTCTGCCTGATCTGTTGGAGCAGTGGCATGCTCTCGGTTTTGGCGAAGCACCCCGGCTACCCCTGCCCCTACTCCAGCGCCTGCTCGCACAGTTGGTGCAGGAACGGGTCTACGGAGGGCTGCCAGCTTCAGACATGCGCAAGCTGGATGCGGCTGCCCGTGAGGTTATGAAGTGCCCATCTGCAGCGTCATCTGCACCAACCGCGTCGCTGCACAGGCCACCCTCCCCTTTACGCCAAGTGACACTTGCAACAGGCACCCGCCTTGTGCGTGAGTGGAACGGCCGTACGATCAGCGTCGATGTGGTGGGTGATGGCTTTGTCTGGAATGATGTGCGTTATCGCTCCTTGAGCGAGATTGCGCGAACCGTCACCGGTACGCGCTGGTCAGGCCCTAGGTTCTTCGGGATTGCAGGCCGTGGCTGAGAGTTTCAAGCGCTGCGCGGTCTATACTCGTAAATCGACAGAGGATGGGCTCGAACAGGAGTTTAACAGCCTTGATGCCCAATATGAGGCCTGTGCTGCTTATGCATTGAGCCAGAAGCATGAAGGCTGGCATCTCTTGCCAGACCGTTATGATGATGGCGGCTATTCAGGGGGCAATATGGAACGCCCTGGCCTTAAGCGTCTGCTTGAGGATGTGGCAGATGGCAGGGTCGATATCATCCTTGTATATAAGATCGACAGGCTCACCCGCAGCCTGTCTGACTTTGCCAAAATCGTTGATGTCTTGGATATGGCCAAGGCAAGCTTTGTGTCGATCACACAGGCGTTCAACACCACAACCAGCATGGGCAGGCTTACCCTCAACATGCTCCTCTCCTTTGCCCAGTTCGAACGTGAAGTGACCGGCGAGCGGATCCGGGACAAGATCGCTGCCTCCAAGCGCAAAGGGCTATGGATGGGTGGGCCACTTCCTTTAGGCTATGATGTCAAAGACCGGAGGCTTGTGATCAATGAGACGGAAGCCGATCTCGTCCGGCA
This portion of the Sphingobium sp. genome encodes:
- a CDS encoding TonB-dependent receptor, with product MSASWKTNELRTRLVQTTSATAVALAVFVAMPDAAYAQDAAAQDEDEEIIVSGFRASLESAVGEKKNAEQILESVSAEDIGKLPDASIGESIARLPGVTSQRLSGRANVIAIRGFGPDFSQTLLNGREQTSTGDNRAVEFDQYPSEVVNQVVVYKSPTASLIGQGLVGTIDIRTIRPLEYGKSVIAVGARASYADLGKLNAGSQDLGYRANAAFVDQFKDDTIGISLAASYVDEPYQLQEFNAWGYNGGFGPAQVINGSKSYVTSTQLKRFGLNGTLQVQPAPEWMVTLDGFYSHFDDDQIKRGIELPVGWFGTTFNPATATVQDGVYVSGTFNNVQGVVRNDVFNRKADLYSFGFNTKYEGDDGWKASFDIGYSKTDRSELSFESYAGTGFNWDNPFQTGDEFAAGDRTDSIRFQTGPRGTTFQPTLNYSDPALIRLTDPLGWGGSLTVPQAGYFNDRQIKDELTQLRADIEKEVGGFLSAVKLGLNYTNRDKSLNPDEYFIRLKNGATILPIPSSLLLRPTNLSYLGLGPMVSYDPRSLIKDGTYVLQPNLSNDIPAKAFQVSEDILTAYLQADIEQEVGSATLTGNVGVQVINTDQGSKGLAFAGGRQVPVQLGTDYWDVLPSLNLSMRFLSDFVIRFAAAREIQRPRLDDLRVAIGYGLDNNIAASPTRTAPFISGGGGNPLLEPYRATAFDLNLEKYFADGQGVIAAQLFYKKITNYIDKTRFVFDYAAFPLPAGPTPPSRIGLLEAPFNTGGGKMYGAELSLTLPFSAFASALEGFGVTGGVGYTKTRVRDANDNIAQIPGYSKWVANGTAYFEKNGFNARGSLRYRSTFLGDFTGFGGSPTRRTALGETIVDAQIGYDFQEGSALSGLSLYLQGQNLTDERFASIDGNRLKVIDYQIYGRRYLAGFTYKF
- a CDS encoding LacI family DNA-binding transcriptional regulator yields the protein MPPPKRTSFDIAQLAGVSQPTVSRALRGSPSVSEQTRKRIEAIAQQLNYKVDKNASSLRTQRSNTLALLFFEDPTADETGINPFFLSMLAFITRRAAERNQDLLISFQQLSANWHVDYEDSRKADGIILLGYGDYSTYRPKLEQLIEQGTHYVRWGFVGADQLGVTIGCDNFDGGRMAAEHLIAQGRRRIAFLGQATSHAPEFRDRFLGAQSAIDAAGLASTLALQHDAISTEQSGYHAARHLISGGAAFDAIFAASDLIAIGAMRALQEAGLSVPGDVAIIGFDDIPAAALAHPPLTTVQQDYRRAGEMLIDALLKLIEGADAPTEKLPAKLVVRKSCGAR
- a CDS encoding MFS transporter — translated: MEKPRQGFWGLWNISFGFFGIQIGFALQNANMSRIFQLLGESLDNLTALWVAAPLTGLLVQPIIGHMSDRTWLGRLGRRRPYFLAGAIMASLALIVMPLAPALWFAAIMLWVLDASINVSMEPFRAFVGDMLRKDQHTKGYALQTAFIGAGAVVGSVFPWVLDHLGVANEVSKGSIPDTVKYSFWFGGAVYFISVMWTVVMTTEYSPEQMRGFNHGDEVDDATSVDALSGRAVTSSLIWIGTGVLVASLVAIADLEKEIYLLGALMAGYGLASITAIQLAKAGRTNNMLSHIVGDFSSMPEIMKKLAVAQFFSWSALFIMWIFTTPVVAQYSFGSADPNSTAYNDGGNWVGILFAAYNGVATLAALFLLPRLAERIGKVRTHMVCLLAGAAGFAAFLFIRDPQWLLAAEIGIGIAWASILAMPYAILASSLPQHKLGIFMGLFNVFIVVPQLLVATVMGTILKHFFPTEPIWTMAFAAIVMALAALSMLRIREPS
- a CDS encoding IS6 family transposase, with the protein product MPRPKRPANPFRYFNSSSEVIRLVVMMYVRFPLSLRNVEDLLFERGIDICHETVRFGWNRFGPMFAADIRRQRVSRMKGFRHWNWHLDEMYVKIGGEMHYLWRAVDQEGEILDSYVTKTRDKKAALAFIKKALKRHGCVETITTDGLRSYGAAMDELGNREKQEIGRWANNRVENSHLPFRRRERAMLRFRQMKSLQKFASVHASLHNHFASDRHLVDRKTYKLHRSAALAEWHSLAA
- a CDS encoding DUF3489 domain-containing protein codes for the protein MDRLFYNPEQSTQGKAAMVRAMLMTEDGASLAEVMQATGWKACTCRAFLTALRTHRRYKLLRSKASGISRYHLEMIR
- a CDS encoding DUF2924 domain-containing protein, whose translation is MRDADVMLAAELDAIANLSLPDLLEQWHALGFGEAPRLPLPLLQRLLAQLVQERVYGGLPASDMRKLDAAAREVMKCPSAASSAPTASLHRPPSPLRQVTLATGTRLVREWNGRTISVDVVGDGFVWNDVRYRSLSEIARTVTGTRWSGPRFFGIAGRG